The sequence GTACTTGGATATGAACTACTGCTCCCTCCACTCATCTCATAGAGATATATACGGTGAAGAGAAACTTCACTTTCAATTATGTGCAATACTTATTTGATGGCAGGCCTTGCCTCTGGCTAAGGATTGCAACATACCAGTCCCAATTTGAGCATATTCTCCATCTCATCTTCAATGTATTCACCACCATGATTGAGATCAGCTGCATTCTTGAGCCTACCTTTGGCATGCAACTTTCTCACCCACTCCATCATTACTATCTGGGAAACATTGAGAGAGGGATACATAGGCCTCCTCCCACGGGCAACCTTCAACATTAAGatgccaaagctgaagacatctACGCTAGGATCAGCCTTCCCTGTATTTAGGAGCTCTGCTACGATGTACCCAAAAGTACCCACCACGAGTGGTTTGTGCTTCTCCCGTGTGTTCATATAAACGAGCGAGCCCGAAATCCCCCCGATTGCCATTATGTTCAAAATCCAACAAAACGATGCTGGATTTGATGTCTTTGTGCACCACCACCTGTTCCCACTCTTCGTCACGATACAACAATCCTGCGGCTACTGTCCCTCAAAATTTTGTACCTCTAAGCCCACGTCAGCACTCACTTCATCTTCTCAATTATCATTTTGACCTGGCTTCCATTTGGTATGGGCCAGCTGTAAACCCCAAACACTAAGcaatatattaagtctagagaatgttagtcaactttgagtATTTAATACTTTTAAGTCTAGTAGTGTATTTATAGTGcgaccacacaccttaagcaacatattaagcttagaaAATGTCAGTTAATtatgaatgtttaacacttttaagcctaaaaatgtaagcttagtatgtgtgatttaagccattcctTTGACATGTAGTCATACAATATGAAAATCTTTGCTCGCCTCCTGCAATAACGTCTAATTTCCACAAGATTCCAATGCTGTAAACGCATGAGACTTGAAATCTCTTTTATGAATTCCTTGAGAGCTTCAATGCTCTGTCTAAAGATGGATTTTACAGCGACTTCCTGTCGAGTAACAGGAAGCAATGTTGGGAATATGAAGCCCAATAGTCACAc is a genomic window of Cryptomeria japonica chromosome 7, Sugi_1.0, whole genome shotgun sequence containing:
- the LOC131856965 gene encoding L-type lectin-domain containing receptor kinase SIT2-like, whose protein sequence is MAFIIMPSKSWVRTSPLSIFGFFNLSANGDEPDHRFGIEFDSLETPLFEDIDDNHIGVDFDGIKSAWIDYENKQQQLNVTMVEAATESNVKDHCVLAWSFSRNGFVPELDKSQHPCLTMRMNFNIRFIAATNTTLEVAVKSIFRQSIEALKEFIKEISSLMRLQHWNLVEIRRYCRRRAKIFIFWPIPNGSQVKMIIEKMKWWCTKTSNPASFCWILNIMAIGGISGSLVYMNTREKHKPLVVGTFGYIVAELLNTGKADPSVDVFSFGILMLKVARGRRPMYPSLNVSQIVMMEWVRKLHAKGRLKNAADLNHGGEYIEDEMENMLKLGLMQFNSSSRFIVVCAYISTIVHSNITSHHRTNGVKSYDVCLKQR